The proteins below are encoded in one region of Equus przewalskii isolate Varuska chromosome 1, EquPr2, whole genome shotgun sequence:
- the MPI gene encoding mannose-6-phosphate isomerase isoform X2 has protein sequence MGSNSEVARLLASSDPLARISEDKPYAEMWMGTHPRGDAKILDNRISQKTLGQWIAENQDSLGSKVKDIFNGKLPFLFKVLSVETALSIQAHPNKELAEKLHLQAPQHYPDANHKPEMAIALTSFQGLCGFRPVEEIVTFLTKVPEFQFLIGDNAATQLKQSMSRDSQATASALQSCFSHLMKSEKKVVVEQLNLLVKRISQQVAAGNNMEDICGDLLLQLHQQYPGDIGCFAIYFLNLLTLKPGEAMFLEANVPHAYLKGDCVECMACSDNTVRAGLTPKFIDVPTLCEMLSYTSSPSKDRLFLPTRSQEDPYLSIYDPPVPDFTVMKMEVPGSITEYKVLAVDSASILLMVQGTVTASTPTAQSTIPLQRGGVLFIGANESVSLKLTVPEDLLIFRACCLL, from the exons ATGGGTTCCAACAGTGAAGTGGCTCGGCTGCTGGCCAGCAGTGACCCACTGGCCCGGATCTCAGAGGACAAGCCATATGCAGAG ATGTGGATGGGGACCCATCCCCGGGGAGATGCCAAGATCCTTGACAACCGCATCTCACAGAAGACCCTAGGCCAGTGGATTGCTGAGAACCAGGACAGCTTGGGTTCAAAGGTCAAGGACATCTTTAATGGCAAGCTGCCCTTCCTCTTCAAAGTGCTCTCAGTTGAAACAGCTCTGTCCATCCAGGCACACCCTAACAAG GAACTGGCTGAAAAGCTGCACCTCCAGGCTCCACAGCACTACCCCGATGCCAACCATAAGCCAGAGATGGCCATTGCCCTTACCTCCTTCCAAGGCTTATGTGGCTTCCGGCCAGTTGAGGAGATTGTGACCTTTCTAACAA AAGTGCCTGAGTTCCAGTTTCTGATTGGAGATAATGCAGCAAcacagctgaagcagagcatgagccGTGACTCCCAGGCCACGGCGTCTGCTCTGCAGAGCTGTTTCTCTCACCTGATGAAGAGTGAGAAGAAGGTGGTAGTGGAGCAGCTCAACCTGTTGGTGAAGCGGATCTCCCAGCAAG TGGCTGCTGGAAACAATATGGAGGACATCTGCGGGGACCTCCTGCTGCAGCTGCACCAGCAGTATCCAGGTGATATTGGATGCTTTGCCATCTATTTCCTGAACCTGCTTACCCTGAAGCCAGGGGAGGCCATGTTTCTGGAGGCCAACGTTCCCCATGCCTACCTGAAAGGAG ACTGCGTGGAGTGCATGGCATGTTCAGACAACACAGTGCGTGCTGGCCTGACACCTAAGTTCATCGATGTTCCAACCCTGTGTGAGATGCTCAGCTATACATCCAGCCCCAGCAAGGACAGGCTCTTTCTTCCAACACGGAGTCAGGAAGACCCCTACCTCTCTATTTATGATCCCCCAGTGCCAGACTTCACTGTTATGAAGATGGAG GTCCCTGGCTCCATCACTGAATACAAGGTCTTAGCGGTGGATTCTGCCAGCATCCTCCTAATGGTACAGGGGACAGTGACAGCCAGCACTCCCACAGCCCAGTCAACAATCCCCCTGCAGCGTGGCGGGGTGCTCTTCATTGGGGCCAATGAGAGTGTCTCATTGAAGCTCACTGTGCCTGAGGACCTGCTGATATTCCGTGCCTGCTGTTTACTGTAG
- the MPI gene encoding mannose-6-phosphate isomerase isoform X3, producing MWMGTHPRGDAKILDNRISQKTLGQWIAENQDSLGSKVKDIFNGKLPFLFKVLSVETALSIQAHPNKELAEKLHLQAPQHYPDANHKPEMAIALTSFQGLCGFRPVEEIVTFLTKVPEFQFLIGDNAATQLKQSMSRDSQATASALQSCFSHLMKSEKKVVVEQLNLLVKRISQQVAAGNNMEDICGDLLLQLHQQYPGDIGCFAIYFLNLLTLKPGEAMFLEANVPHAYLKGDCVECMACSDNTVRAGLTPKFIDVPTLCEMLSYTSSPSKDRLFLPTRSQEDPYLSIYDPPVPDFTVMKMEVPGSITEYKVLAVDSASILLMVQGTVTASTPTAQSTIPLQRGGVLFIGANESVSLKLTVPEDLLIFRACCLL from the exons ATGTGGATGGGGACCCATCCCCGGGGAGATGCCAAGATCCTTGACAACCGCATCTCACAGAAGACCCTAGGCCAGTGGATTGCTGAGAACCAGGACAGCTTGGGTTCAAAGGTCAAGGACATCTTTAATGGCAAGCTGCCCTTCCTCTTCAAAGTGCTCTCAGTTGAAACAGCTCTGTCCATCCAGGCACACCCTAACAAG GAACTGGCTGAAAAGCTGCACCTCCAGGCTCCACAGCACTACCCCGATGCCAACCATAAGCCAGAGATGGCCATTGCCCTTACCTCCTTCCAAGGCTTATGTGGCTTCCGGCCAGTTGAGGAGATTGTGACCTTTCTAACAA AAGTGCCTGAGTTCCAGTTTCTGATTGGAGATAATGCAGCAAcacagctgaagcagagcatgagccGTGACTCCCAGGCCACGGCGTCTGCTCTGCAGAGCTGTTTCTCTCACCTGATGAAGAGTGAGAAGAAGGTGGTAGTGGAGCAGCTCAACCTGTTGGTGAAGCGGATCTCCCAGCAAG TGGCTGCTGGAAACAATATGGAGGACATCTGCGGGGACCTCCTGCTGCAGCTGCACCAGCAGTATCCAGGTGATATTGGATGCTTTGCCATCTATTTCCTGAACCTGCTTACCCTGAAGCCAGGGGAGGCCATGTTTCTGGAGGCCAACGTTCCCCATGCCTACCTGAAAGGAG ACTGCGTGGAGTGCATGGCATGTTCAGACAACACAGTGCGTGCTGGCCTGACACCTAAGTTCATCGATGTTCCAACCCTGTGTGAGATGCTCAGCTATACATCCAGCCCCAGCAAGGACAGGCTCTTTCTTCCAACACGGAGTCAGGAAGACCCCTACCTCTCTATTTATGATCCCCCAGTGCCAGACTTCACTGTTATGAAGATGGAG GTCCCTGGCTCCATCACTGAATACAAGGTCTTAGCGGTGGATTCTGCCAGCATCCTCCTAATGGTACAGGGGACAGTGACAGCCAGCACTCCCACAGCCCAGTCAACAATCCCCCTGCAGCGTGGCGGGGTGCTCTTCATTGGGGCCAATGAGAGTGTCTCATTGAAGCTCACTGTGCCTGAGGACCTGCTGATATTCCGTGCCTGCTGTTTACTGTAG
- the MPI gene encoding mannose-6-phosphate isomerase isoform X1, translating to MTAQQVFPLSCVVQQYAWGKMGSNSEVARLLASSDPLARISEDKPYAEMWMGTHPRGDAKILDNRISQKTLGQWIAENQDSLGSKVKDIFNGKLPFLFKVLSVETALSIQAHPNKELAEKLHLQAPQHYPDANHKPEMAIALTSFQGLCGFRPVEEIVTFLTKVPEFQFLIGDNAATQLKQSMSRDSQATASALQSCFSHLMKSEKKVVVEQLNLLVKRISQQVAAGNNMEDICGDLLLQLHQQYPGDIGCFAIYFLNLLTLKPGEAMFLEANVPHAYLKGDCVECMACSDNTVRAGLTPKFIDVPTLCEMLSYTSSPSKDRLFLPTRSQEDPYLSIYDPPVPDFTVMKMEVPGSITEYKVLAVDSASILLMVQGTVTASTPTAQSTIPLQRGGVLFIGANESVSLKLTVPEDLLIFRACCLL from the exons ATGACCGCTCAGCAAG TTTTCCCACTTTCCTGTGTGGTGCAGCAGTATGCCTGGGGGAAGATGGGTTCCAACAGTGAAGTGGCTCGGCTGCTGGCCAGCAGTGACCCACTGGCCCGGATCTCAGAGGACAAGCCATATGCAGAG ATGTGGATGGGGACCCATCCCCGGGGAGATGCCAAGATCCTTGACAACCGCATCTCACAGAAGACCCTAGGCCAGTGGATTGCTGAGAACCAGGACAGCTTGGGTTCAAAGGTCAAGGACATCTTTAATGGCAAGCTGCCCTTCCTCTTCAAAGTGCTCTCAGTTGAAACAGCTCTGTCCATCCAGGCACACCCTAACAAG GAACTGGCTGAAAAGCTGCACCTCCAGGCTCCACAGCACTACCCCGATGCCAACCATAAGCCAGAGATGGCCATTGCCCTTACCTCCTTCCAAGGCTTATGTGGCTTCCGGCCAGTTGAGGAGATTGTGACCTTTCTAACAA AAGTGCCTGAGTTCCAGTTTCTGATTGGAGATAATGCAGCAAcacagctgaagcagagcatgagccGTGACTCCCAGGCCACGGCGTCTGCTCTGCAGAGCTGTTTCTCTCACCTGATGAAGAGTGAGAAGAAGGTGGTAGTGGAGCAGCTCAACCTGTTGGTGAAGCGGATCTCCCAGCAAG TGGCTGCTGGAAACAATATGGAGGACATCTGCGGGGACCTCCTGCTGCAGCTGCACCAGCAGTATCCAGGTGATATTGGATGCTTTGCCATCTATTTCCTGAACCTGCTTACCCTGAAGCCAGGGGAGGCCATGTTTCTGGAGGCCAACGTTCCCCATGCCTACCTGAAAGGAG ACTGCGTGGAGTGCATGGCATGTTCAGACAACACAGTGCGTGCTGGCCTGACACCTAAGTTCATCGATGTTCCAACCCTGTGTGAGATGCTCAGCTATACATCCAGCCCCAGCAAGGACAGGCTCTTTCTTCCAACACGGAGTCAGGAAGACCCCTACCTCTCTATTTATGATCCCCCAGTGCCAGACTTCACTGTTATGAAGATGGAG GTCCCTGGCTCCATCACTGAATACAAGGTCTTAGCGGTGGATTCTGCCAGCATCCTCCTAATGGTACAGGGGACAGTGACAGCCAGCACTCCCACAGCCCAGTCAACAATCCCCCTGCAGCGTGGCGGGGTGCTCTTCATTGGGGCCAATGAGAGTGTCTCATTGAAGCTCACTGTGCCTGAGGACCTGCTGATATTCCGTGCCTGCTGTTTACTGTAG